From the genome of Pseudomonas sp. Teo4, one region includes:
- a CDS encoding carbon-nitrogen hydrolase family protein gives MKLCAVQLASRKGDLEGNLQRHRYCIEQAAALGARLVVFPELSLTGYEPTLARQLALPVSSARLDPLQASCDRHGITVAFGLPLPTPNGIHIGMPILRPGEPRLTYAKQRLHDDELPFFAAAMQSLVFEVDEQHIAPAICYESMFMAHAEKVRAQGAGLYLVSVAKTAKGIREGYEHYPEVARRLNMPVLMANCVGPADTFIGAGGSAAWDSHGNLLAALDERTEGLVMMDLATASATALTLPDLPA, from the coding sequence ATGAAACTCTGTGCCGTACAATTGGCGTCGCGCAAGGGCGACCTAGAGGGCAACCTCCAGCGCCATCGCTATTGCATCGAGCAGGCCGCGGCCCTCGGCGCCAGGCTCGTGGTGTTTCCCGAACTGTCCCTGACCGGTTACGAACCCACCCTGGCCCGCCAGCTGGCCCTGCCCGTCTCGTCGGCGCGGCTCGACCCGCTGCAGGCGTCGTGCGACCGCCATGGCATCACGGTCGCATTCGGCCTGCCGCTGCCGACACCCAACGGCATTCACATTGGCATGCCCATCCTGCGCCCCGGCGAACCGAGGCTGACCTATGCCAAACAGCGTCTGCACGACGACGAGCTACCGTTTTTCGCTGCCGCCATGCAAAGCCTGGTGTTCGAGGTGGACGAACAGCACATCGCGCCAGCCATCTGCTATGAATCCATGTTCATGGCCCATGCTGAAAAGGTCCGCGCCCAAGGGGCCGGTCTGTATCTGGTGAGCGTGGCCAAAACCGCCAAGGGTATCCGCGAAGGCTACGAGCATTACCCCGAAGTGGCCCGGCGCTTGAACATGCCCGTGCTGATGGCCAACTGTGTCGGGCCGGCCGACACCTTCATCGGTGCCGGCGGTTCTGCAGCCTGGGACAGCCACGGGAACCTGCTGGCAGCACTGGACGAGCGGACTGAGGGCCTGGTGATGATGGACCTCGCGACAGCCAGCGCCACTGCCCTGACGCTGCCAGACCTGCCTGCATGA